A genomic region of Maniola hyperantus chromosome 5, iAphHyp1.2, whole genome shotgun sequence contains the following coding sequences:
- the mst gene encoding protein misato, with product MSTREILTLQFGHYSNYVGAHFWNIQELSFDYTGTVKAECNHDILYREGQTSNGEVTYTPRLLLADLKGSLNTLPSSGGLEESQVEEDLPWNSVEKIEEPAASKNELLKDIDGEIPSNIKEKQYNLEQDVKTWTDYLYPRFHTRTVNVIKEYQHGDENESFDYSCSGRSLWKSDFGETFSDKIRKYVEECDSIQGFHINFDCTDGFSGLALGCIEYLTDEYTKSILAYPIIASHFSDNNLSTEDDREKSTLKDSIRLVNMALSMEELSQHATLFVPLCTGEKGWRKPGNPRVFDYINYMPDQYYHSSAILASAMDTLSQKYRHKSNFHTMSDVCADMTGYGRKMAAASLGMPFAINESEYLIDHLNTTTKPLYTSITPSCKIATDKIFQLITVRGIPESYLKAPLKEAKEQMNLAAYRCSNVKEMFELYFQANNFLSATNVTVCEKPLELKTPFPNIFSDKLNEYGFVKSENQPQKVESCPVIAGFHNGNFMADMIEKLHRDVSRIKFAKLHKFQEQGLEEADYKEGLDRLAEFKDNYEDDFEL from the exons ATGTCCACCCGCGAGATATTAACGTTACAGTTTGGTCATTATTCTAACTATGTAGGAGCACATTTCTGGAATATACAGGAATTAAGTTTCGACTATACTGGTACAGTAAAAGCGGAATGCAATCATGATATTTTATATCGGGAGGGACAGACCTCGAACGGAGAGGTAACCTATACTCCTCGCTTGCTTTTGGCGGATTTGAAAGGCTCTTTGAACACATTGCCATCCTCAGGGGGTTTAGAAGAATCTCAAGTAGAAGAAGATCTTCCGTGGAATAGTGTAGAGAAAATAGAAGAACCAGCTGCCAGtaaaaatgaattattaaaaGACATTGATGGTGAAATTCCttcaaatataaaagaaaaacaatataatttagAACAAGATGTAAAAACCTGGACAGACTACTTATATCCTAGATTTCATACCCGTACAGTCAATGTTATAAAAGAATATCAACATGGAGATGAAAAC GAAAGCTTTGACTACAGCTGTTCTGGCAGGTCACTATGGAAATCTGATTTTGGAGAAACATTTTCTGATAAAATCAGAAAATATGTAGAGGAATGTGACAGTATACAGGGGTTCCATATAAACTTTGATTGCACTGATGGTTTCTCTGGCCTCGCACTGGGATGTATAGAATACTTGACTGATGAATACACCAAAAGTATTCTAGCATATCCTATAATAGCATCCCATTTTTCAGATAACAATCTGTCTACTGAAGATGATAGAGAAAAATCAACTTTAAAAGACTCAATAAGATTAGTTAACATGGCACTATCTATGGAAGAGTTGTCACAACATGCCACCTTGTTTGTGCCTTTATGTACTGGTGAGAAAGGATGGAGAAAGCCAGGCAACCCTAGAGTATTTGACTACATTAACTATATGCCAGATCAATATTATCATTCCTCTGCAATACTCGCATCAGCTATGGACACATTGAGTCAAAAATATAGACATAAAAGTAATTTTCATACAATGTCTGATGTATGTGCAGACATGACTGGGTATGGTAGAAAGATGGCTGCAGCATCACTTGGGATGCCATTTGCTATAAATGAATCTGAATATCTAATCGATCATTTAAATACTACCACAAAACCTCTGTACACTTCTATTACACCTAGCTGTAAGATTGCCACAGATAAAATATTCCAGCTTATTACCGTAAGAGGAATTCCAGAATCCTATTTAAAGGCACCATTGAAAGAAGCCAAAGAACAAATGAATCTTGCTGCATACAGGTGCAGCAATGTAAAAGAAATGTTTGAATTGTATTTCCAAGCTAATAACTTTCTTTCTGCTACAAATGTTACAGTATGTGAGAAACCATTAGAACTGAAAACACCATTTCCAAATATTTTCTCTGATAAGCTTAATGAATATGGGTTTGTTAAGAGTGAAAATCAGCCACAAAAAGTAGAAAGCTGTCCAGTGATAGCAGGGTTTCACAATGGTAATTTTATGGCAGACATGATTGAAAAACTGCACAGGGACGTTAGTAGGATTAAATTTGCAAAACTACATAAATTCCAGGAGCAGGGACTTGAGGAAGCTGATTACAAAGAAGGGTTAGATAGGTTGGCAGAATTCAAAGACAACTATGAGGATGATTTTGagctttaa
- the jumu gene encoding uncharacterized protein jumu: MCEIQDYSIEHKDIYLNKYSVCLDNMDLYITDSLQDMLDMDIKNEIATDLSSITDFPDSLGLNFSELPPLLDMDTDNSVTWLNNSSSSFVHNLDLYGSEANAVMVNPNSVMPSTFAETPVKSIVKEEASNLLLTSAANNNDLNNSTSLSSPKEEKSHLTFSPNAIKVSKVQESEEPPPKKLEEATQMVIYVRKQDKAVVKDLLKDLDTSKVKTATLPTVTPTVRIKSQSELLKVNNKSCSILNSSHKITNSLGTKTIISGNIHILDAQQSRTILANSNKNATILIDNSSLNNSRQLIKTSVSSAFTMDTSQAKYVNNSSKTVAGEFPKPAYSYSCLIAMALKNSRTGSLPVSEIYNFMCQHFPYFKTAPNGWKNSVRHNLSLNKCFEKIEKPSTNGSQRKGCLWAMNPSKVGKMDEEVQKWSRKDPQAIKKAMVYPESLEALERGEMKYSGFGSDNEVDDDVDPDADVELDADFEIDADVKEAVEEEETVIEQEVSDQELEVEEVEGTGMVGGTYRLLATGPSGALTSYIADMESGEDVSDIEVLDHSYEEFDIDVTKPVKLDLSLTENYTIHPAKRAKTNYIYRPVTTQSHTSRRKTPLVNRVALV; the protein is encoded by the exons GTGTGCTTAGACAATATGGATTTGTACATCACTGACTCACTCCAAGATATGCTGGACATGGATATAAAGAATGAAATAGCAACGGATCTGAGCAGTATAACAGATTTTCCT GACTCACTAGGATTAAATTTCTCAGAATTGCCACCGTTATTAGATATGGACACAGACAACTCAGTGACATGGCTAAACAATTCTTCTTCAAGTTTTGTCCATAATCTCGATTTGTACGGGTCCGAAGCGAATGCTGTCATGGTAAATCCAAATTCGGTTATGCCATCAACGTTTGCGGAAACGCCAGTTAAAAGTATCGTTAAAGAAGAAGCATCAAATCTATTGCTGACATCGGCTGCTAATAATAATGATCTTAATAACAGTACGTCGTTATCCAGTCCAAAGGAAGAAAAAAGTCACCTAACGTTCTCACCGAATGCCATTAAAGTTTCAAAAGTCCAAGAATCAGAAGAGCCTCCGCCGAAAAAACTAGAAGAAGCCACACAAATGGTCATATACGTTCGAAAGCAAGACAAAGCAGTAGTAAAAGACTTGTTAAAGGATTTAGACACGAGCAAAGTTAAAACAGCTACCTTACCAACAGTGACACCTACCGTGCGGATTAAAAGTCAATCGGAACTATtgaaagttaataataaaagcTGTTCAATATTAAATAGTAgtcataaaataacaaattcaTTAGGAACTAAAACTATTATATCTGGTAATATACACATACTGGATGCTCAGCAATCTAGGACAATTTTAGCTAATAGTAACAAAAACGCGACAATACTGATCGATAACTCATCGCTAAATAACAGTAGACAACTAATTAAAACGTCAGTGAGCAGTGCGTTCACGATGGACACTAGCCAAgctaaatatgtaaataattcTAGTAAAACAGTAGCGGGCGAATTCCCTAAACCGGCTTATTCGTATTCATGTCTAATTGCGATGGCCCTAAAGAATTCCAGGACGGGAAGCTTACCAGTTTCGGAGATTTACAATTTTATGTG TCAACACTTTCCATACTTCAAAACTGCACCAAACGGATGGAAGAACTCCGTCCGACACAACCTAAGTCTCAATAAATGTTTCGAAAAAATTGAGAAACCCTCAACAAACGGAAGTCAAAGAAAAG GTTGTTTATGGGCAATGAACCCATCAAAAGTTGGAAAAATGGATGAGGAAGTTCAAAAATGGTCAAGAAAAGATCCACAAGCAATCAAAAAAGCGATGGTATATCCAG AAAGTCTCGAGGCGTTGGAGCGAGGGGAAATGAAGTATAGTGGGTTTGGCAGCGACAACGAAGTCGACGACGATGTCGACCCGGACGCGGACGTCGAGCTCGACGCAGACTTCGAGATAGACGCCGATGTGAAGGAGGCTGTTGAGGAAGAGGAGACTGTTATAGAGCAG GAGGTGTCGGACCAGGAGTTGGAAGTGGAAGAAGTAGAGGGCACGGGCATGGTGGGCGGCACGTACCGCCTGCTGGCCACGGGGCCCTCAGGCGCGCTTACCTCCTACATCGCAGACATGGAGTCCGGCGAAGACGTCAGCGACATCGAG GTATTGGACCATTCGTATGAAGAGTTTGACATTGATGTTACGAAACCCGTCAAACTAGACCTATCCCTTACAGAAAATTATACAA TTCATCCAGCGAAACGGGCAAAGACGAACTACATTTACCGACCAGTTACAACACAATCGCATACAAGCAGGCGGAAAACTCCCCTGGTGAATAGAGTGGCTTTAGTTTAA